The Ciconia boyciana chromosome 15, ASM3463844v1, whole genome shotgun sequence genome has a segment encoding these proteins:
- the INPP5J gene encoding phosphatidylinositol 4,5-bisphosphate 5-phosphatase A isoform X3, with protein sequence MEPARRGSADQGSAAASGFRPGPPRGPAPAASPARPVPCGPGGSARPQPDGGAPAAPFLGGGAPGARRSSRPDAACDPFPYGCPRPGGVQRGGPEERVPGRAAQPLPLEVGRAQPEGAGGPHALPLPALLPPSPGAPPARPAVPSPVAPGPAPGRPAFPELGPLEHAAPGKPVPAERREMLPKAESSDHISAWAGSSPRAASLPKAVSSEFIAGGRVGLSKPAALSKPEPEELSLFGRSLGLPSSSDSGDVLLGCSGRVPEDGSFRITVVTWNVGTAMPPNDVTSLLHLNTGETNDADVIAIGLQEVNSKINKRLKDALFTDQWSELFMDVLSPFHFVLVSTVRMQGVILLVFAKYYHLPFLQDIQTDCTRTGLGGYWGNKGGVSIRLSIFGHMVCFLNCHLPAHLEKAEQRKEDFATILHMQQFEGRAASGILDHDLVFWFGDLNFRIESLDIRFVKYAIDSNILSQLWEKDQLNIAKSTWPVLSGFQEGPLNFPPTFKFDVGTNKYDSSAKKRKPAWTDRILWKIKSPSVGLGTGGCRPSRGVLSVSQLRYCSHMEYTVSDHKPVAAIFAVQVGFRHPKDYVSYVWARSDDGERCLEKQLCAQVMFSEEALPKGKGEYILGYYSNTSSSIAGVTEPFQISLPRSEEGSSPTDSSGSSSEEEDDSTLVLLAPKSRSPSPGKMKRHRSRSPSLAKFQGLILRPSSRDRGTSRSPSPQSHRGLPGDIPTIHLPQEELWCHGAKAKEPGRAADCQEGNSFYQTVLEQGGPRRVSADSPLARADPRNLGLLPALRLEMIDQATGWRRESVDQGYPCRRMSPTSPPGCSTSPKEGSSPQELDSHSCAMGR encoded by the exons ATGGAGCCGGCCCGGCGCGGCAGCGCGGACCAGGGCTCGGCCGCCGCCTCGGGGTTCCGCCCTGGCCccccgcggggccccgcgcccgccgcctcccccgcgcGGCCGGTGCCCTGTGGCCCCGGAGGCTCGGCGCGGCCCCAGCCCGACGGCGGGGCCCCGGCGGCTCCGTTCCTCGGCGGCGGTGCCCCGGGAGCCCGCAGGAGCTCCCGGCCGGACGCCGCCTGCGACCCCTTCCCCTACGGCTGCCCGCGGCCCGGGGGGGTACAGCGCGGCGGGCCCGAGGAGCGGGTCCCAGGCcgggctgcccagcccctgccgcTGGAGGTCGGCCGGGCCCAGCCTGAGGGGGCCGGCGGGCCCCACGCCTTGCCGCTGccggccctgctgccccccagcccgggcgccccgccggcccgccccgccgtgcCGTCCCCGGTGGCGCCCGGGCCGGCGCCGGGCCGGCCTGCCTTCCCCGAGCTCGGTCCCCTGGAGCACGCTGCCCCCGGGAAGCCGGTGCCCGCCGAGCGGAGGGAGATGCTCCCCAAGGCGGAGTCCAGCGACCACATCTCGGCCTGGGCGGGCTCCTCGCCCAGGGCCGCCAGCCTGCCAAAAGCTGTCTCCAGCGAGTTCATCGCCGGCGGGCGGGTGGGCCTGTCCAAGCCTGCGGCCCTCTCCAAACCGGAGCCGGAAGAGCTCTCCCTCTTCGGGAGGTCTCTCGGCCTGCCAAGCTCCAGTGACTCTGGTGACGTGCTCCTCGGCTGCTCGGGAAGGGTCCCGGAGGATGGCTCGTTCCG CATCACAGTGGTCACCTGGAACGTGGGCACAGCCATGCCCCCGAATGATGTGACATCCCTGCTGCACCTCAACACGGGCGAGACAAATGATGCGGATGTGATCGCCATTGG GCTGCAAGAGGTGAACTCTAAGATAAACAAGCGCCTGAAGGATGCCCTCTTCACAGATCAGTGGAGTGAGCTCTTCATGGATGTGCTGAGCCCCTTCCACTTCGTCCTG GTCAGCACAGTGCGGATGCAAGGTGTGATCCTACTGGTATTTGCCAAGTACTACCACCTCCCCTTCCTGCAGGACATCCAGACAGACTGTACGAGGACAGGGCTGGGAGGCTACTGG GGCAACAAGGGTGGGGTGAGCATTCGTCTCTCCATCTTCGGCCACATGGTCTGCTTCCTGAACTGCCACCTGCCAGCACACCTGGAGAAGGCAGAGCAGCGCAAGGAGGACTTTGCCACCATACTGCACATGCAGCAGTTCGAGGGGCGTGCGGCCAGCGGCATCCTGGACCACGA CCTCGTGTTCTGGTTTGGGGACCTAAACTTCCGCATCGAGAGCCTCGACATCCGCTTTGTGAAGTATGCCATCGACAGCAACATCCTGAGCCAGCTCTGGGAGAAGGACCAG CTGAATATTGCCAAGAGTACCTGGCCTGTCCTTAGTGGCTTTCAGGAGGGACCCCTGAACTTTCCACCCACCTTCAAGTTCGACGTGGGCACCAACAAGTATGACAGCAG TGCCAAGAAGCGAAAACCTGCCTGGACTGACCGCATCCTCTGGAAGATCAAATCTCCCAGTGTTGGGCTTGGTACGGGCGGGTGCCGGCCCAGCCGTGGCGTCCTGTCGGTGAGCCAACTCCGCTACTGCAGCCACATGGAGTATACCGTCAGCGACCACAAGCCGGTAGCTGCCATCTTTGCAGTGCAG GTGGGCTTTCGGCATCCTAAAGACTATGTGTCCTATGTCTGGGCCAGGAGTGATGATGGAGAGCGCTGCCTAGAGAAGCAACTGTGTGCTCAG GTGATGTTCTCAGAGGAGGCACTACCCAAGGGGAAGGGCGAGTACATCCTTGGATACTACAGCAACACCTCCAGCAGCATCGCTGGTGTGACTGAGCCCTTCCAG ATCTCCCTGCCCAGGTCGGAGGAGGGCAGCAGTCCCACAGACAGCTCGGGCAGCAGCTCAGAAGAGGAGGATGACAGCACGCTTGTCCTGCTGGCCCCCAAATCCCGTAGCCCCAGCCCAGGCAAGATGAAACGGCACCGGAGCCGAAGCCCCAGCCTGGCCAAGTTCCAGGGCCTCATCCTGCGGCCATCAAGCAGGGACAGGGGTACAAGCCGCAGCCCTTCACCCCAGAGCCACCGAGGCCTCCCTGGGGACATCCCTACCATCCACCtgccccaggaggagctgtggtgCCATGGAGCCAAAGCCAAGGAGCCAGGGCGGGCAGCTGACTGCCAGGAGGGCAACTCCTTCTACCAgactgtgctggagcagggtggCCCCCGGCGTGTCTCTGCTGACAGCCCCCTGGCCAGGGCTGATCCCAGGAACCTGGGTCTGCTGCCTGCGCTCCGCCTGGAGATGATTGACCAGGCCACGGGCTGGCGGAGGGAGAGCGTGGACCAGGGCTACCCCTGCAGGAGGATGAGCCCCACCAGCCCTCCAGGCTGCAGCACCTCCCCAAAGGAGGGGAGTAGCCCCCAGGAGCTGGACAGCCATAGCTGTGCCATGGGCCGCTGA
- the INPP5J gene encoding phosphatidylinositol 4,5-bisphosphate 5-phosphatase A isoform X2: MEPARRGSADQGSAAASGFRPGPPRGPAPAASPARPVPCGPGGSARPQPDGGAPAAPFLGGGAPGARRSSRPDAACDPFPYGCPRPGGVQRGGPEERVPGRAAQPLPLEVGRAQPEGAGGPHALPLPALLPPSPGAPPARPAVPSPVAPGPAPGRPAFPELGPLEHAAPGKPVPAERREMLPKAESSDHISAWAGSSPRAASLPKAVSSEFIAGGRVGLSKPAALSKPEPEELSLFGRSLGLPSSSDSGDVLLGCSGRVPEDGSFRITVVTWNVGTAMPPNDVTSLLHLNTGETNDADVIAIGLCCDYRPASAPAPIPGQHSADARCDPTGICQVLPPPLPAGHPDRLYEDRAGRLLAHLEKAEQRKEDFATILHMQQFEGRAASGILDHDLVFWFGDLNFRIESLDIRFVKYAIDSNILSQLWEKDQLNIAKSTWPVLSGFQEGPLNFPPTFKFDVGTNKYDSSAKKRKPAWTDRILWKIKSPSVGLGTGGCRPSRGVLSVSQLRYCSHMEYTVSDHKPVAAIFAVQFASKADKPPVEIYVADEWSRPEQAVVRYKMAAGFHRSSWDWIGLYRVGFRHPKDYVSYVWARSDDGERCLEKQLCAQVMFSEEALPKGKGEYILGYYSNTSSSIAGVTEPFQISLPRSEEGSSPTDSSGSSSEEEDDSTLVLLAPKSRSPSPGKMKRHRSRSPSLAKFQGLILRPSSRDRGTSRSPSPQSHRGLPGDIPTIHLPQEELWCHGAKAKEPGRAADCQEGNSFYQTVLEQGGPRRVSADSPLARADPRNLGLLPALRLEMIDQATGWRRESVDQGYPCRRMSPTSPPGCSTSPKEGSSPQELDSHSCAMGR; this comes from the exons ATGGAGCCGGCCCGGCGCGGCAGCGCGGACCAGGGCTCGGCCGCCGCCTCGGGGTTCCGCCCTGGCCccccgcggggccccgcgcccgccgcctcccccgcgcGGCCGGTGCCCTGTGGCCCCGGAGGCTCGGCGCGGCCCCAGCCCGACGGCGGGGCCCCGGCGGCTCCGTTCCTCGGCGGCGGTGCCCCGGGAGCCCGCAGGAGCTCCCGGCCGGACGCCGCCTGCGACCCCTTCCCCTACGGCTGCCCGCGGCCCGGGGGGGTACAGCGCGGCGGGCCCGAGGAGCGGGTCCCAGGCcgggctgcccagcccctgccgcTGGAGGTCGGCCGGGCCCAGCCTGAGGGGGCCGGCGGGCCCCACGCCTTGCCGCTGccggccctgctgccccccagcccgggcgccccgccggcccgccccgccgtgcCGTCCCCGGTGGCGCCCGGGCCGGCGCCGGGCCGGCCTGCCTTCCCCGAGCTCGGTCCCCTGGAGCACGCTGCCCCCGGGAAGCCGGTGCCCGCCGAGCGGAGGGAGATGCTCCCCAAGGCGGAGTCCAGCGACCACATCTCGGCCTGGGCGGGCTCCTCGCCCAGGGCCGCCAGCCTGCCAAAAGCTGTCTCCAGCGAGTTCATCGCCGGCGGGCGGGTGGGCCTGTCCAAGCCTGCGGCCCTCTCCAAACCGGAGCCGGAAGAGCTCTCCCTCTTCGGGAGGTCTCTCGGCCTGCCAAGCTCCAGTGACTCTGGTGACGTGCTCCTCGGCTGCTCGGGAAGGGTCCCGGAGGATGGCTCGTTCCG CATCACAGTGGTCACCTGGAACGTGGGCACAGCCATGCCCCCGAATGATGTGACATCCCTGCTGCACCTCAACACGGGCGAGACAAATGATGCGGATGTGATCGCCATTGG GCTCTGCTGTGACTACCGTCCTGCTTCAGCCCCTGCTCCCATTCCAGGTCAGCACAGTGCGGATGCAAGGTGTGATCCTACTGGTATTTGCCAAGTACTACCACCTCCCCTTCCTGCAGGACATCCAGACAGACTGTACGAGGACAGGGCTGGGAGGCTACTGG CACACCTGGAGAAGGCAGAGCAGCGCAAGGAGGACTTTGCCACCATACTGCACATGCAGCAGTTCGAGGGGCGTGCGGCCAGCGGCATCCTGGACCACGA CCTCGTGTTCTGGTTTGGGGACCTAAACTTCCGCATCGAGAGCCTCGACATCCGCTTTGTGAAGTATGCCATCGACAGCAACATCCTGAGCCAGCTCTGGGAGAAGGACCAG CTGAATATTGCCAAGAGTACCTGGCCTGTCCTTAGTGGCTTTCAGGAGGGACCCCTGAACTTTCCACCCACCTTCAAGTTCGACGTGGGCACCAACAAGTATGACAGCAG TGCCAAGAAGCGAAAACCTGCCTGGACTGACCGCATCCTCTGGAAGATCAAATCTCCCAGTGTTGGGCTTGGTACGGGCGGGTGCCGGCCCAGCCGTGGCGTCCTGTCGGTGAGCCAACTCCGCTACTGCAGCCACATGGAGTATACCGTCAGCGACCACAAGCCGGTAGCTGCCATCTTTGCAGTGCAG TTTGCTTCCAAGGCAGACAAGCCCCCGGTTGAGATTTATGTGGCTGATGAATGGAGCAGGCCTGAGCAAGCAGTTGTCAGGTACAAGATGGCTGCTGGCTTCCACCGGAGCTCCTGGGACTGGATAGGACTCTACCGG GTGGGCTTTCGGCATCCTAAAGACTATGTGTCCTATGTCTGGGCCAGGAGTGATGATGGAGAGCGCTGCCTAGAGAAGCAACTGTGTGCTCAG GTGATGTTCTCAGAGGAGGCACTACCCAAGGGGAAGGGCGAGTACATCCTTGGATACTACAGCAACACCTCCAGCAGCATCGCTGGTGTGACTGAGCCCTTCCAG ATCTCCCTGCCCAGGTCGGAGGAGGGCAGCAGTCCCACAGACAGCTCGGGCAGCAGCTCAGAAGAGGAGGATGACAGCACGCTTGTCCTGCTGGCCCCCAAATCCCGTAGCCCCAGCCCAGGCAAGATGAAACGGCACCGGAGCCGAAGCCCCAGCCTGGCCAAGTTCCAGGGCCTCATCCTGCGGCCATCAAGCAGGGACAGGGGTACAAGCCGCAGCCCTTCACCCCAGAGCCACCGAGGCCTCCCTGGGGACATCCCTACCATCCACCtgccccaggaggagctgtggtgCCATGGAGCCAAAGCCAAGGAGCCAGGGCGGGCAGCTGACTGCCAGGAGGGCAACTCCTTCTACCAgactgtgctggagcagggtggCCCCCGGCGTGTCTCTGCTGACAGCCCCCTGGCCAGGGCTGATCCCAGGAACCTGGGTCTGCTGCCTGCGCTCCGCCTGGAGATGATTGACCAGGCCACGGGCTGGCGGAGGGAGAGCGTGGACCAGGGCTACCCCTGCAGGAGGATGAGCCCCACCAGCCCTCCAGGCTGCAGCACCTCCCCAAAGGAGGGGAGTAGCCCCCAGGAGCTGGACAGCCATAGCTGTGCCATGGGCCGCTGA
- the INPP5J gene encoding phosphatidylinositol 4,5-bisphosphate 5-phosphatase A isoform X1 has translation MEPARRGSADQGSAAASGFRPGPPRGPAPAASPARPVPCGPGGSARPQPDGGAPAAPFLGGGAPGARRSSRPDAACDPFPYGCPRPGGVQRGGPEERVPGRAAQPLPLEVGRAQPEGAGGPHALPLPALLPPSPGAPPARPAVPSPVAPGPAPGRPAFPELGPLEHAAPGKPVPAERREMLPKAESSDHISAWAGSSPRAASLPKAVSSEFIAGGRVGLSKPAALSKPEPEELSLFGRSLGLPSSSDSGDVLLGCSGRVPEDGSFRITVVTWNVGTAMPPNDVTSLLHLNTGETNDADVIAIGLQEVNSKINKRLKDALFTDQWSELFMDVLSPFHFVLVSTVRMQGVILLVFAKYYHLPFLQDIQTDCTRTGLGGYWGNKGGVSIRLSIFGHMVCFLNCHLPAHLEKAEQRKEDFATILHMQQFEGRAASGILDHDLVFWFGDLNFRIESLDIRFVKYAIDSNILSQLWEKDQLNIAKSTWPVLSGFQEGPLNFPPTFKFDVGTNKYDSSAKKRKPAWTDRILWKIKSPSVGLGTGGCRPSRGVLSVSQLRYCSHMEYTVSDHKPVAAIFAVQFASKADKPPVEIYVADEWSRPEQAVVRYKMAAGFHRSSWDWIGLYRVGFRHPKDYVSYVWARSDDGERCLEKQLCAQVMFSEEALPKGKGEYILGYYSNTSSSIAGVTEPFQISLPRSEEGSSPTDSSGSSSEEEDDSTLVLLAPKSRSPSPGKMKRHRSRSPSLAKFQGLILRPSSRDRGTSRSPSPQSHRGLPGDIPTIHLPQEELWCHGAKAKEPGRAADCQEGNSFYQTVLEQGGPRRVSADSPLARADPRNLGLLPALRLEMIDQATGWRRESVDQGYPCRRMSPTSPPGCSTSPKEGSSPQELDSHSCAMGR, from the exons ATGGAGCCGGCCCGGCGCGGCAGCGCGGACCAGGGCTCGGCCGCCGCCTCGGGGTTCCGCCCTGGCCccccgcggggccccgcgcccgccgcctcccccgcgcGGCCGGTGCCCTGTGGCCCCGGAGGCTCGGCGCGGCCCCAGCCCGACGGCGGGGCCCCGGCGGCTCCGTTCCTCGGCGGCGGTGCCCCGGGAGCCCGCAGGAGCTCCCGGCCGGACGCCGCCTGCGACCCCTTCCCCTACGGCTGCCCGCGGCCCGGGGGGGTACAGCGCGGCGGGCCCGAGGAGCGGGTCCCAGGCcgggctgcccagcccctgccgcTGGAGGTCGGCCGGGCCCAGCCTGAGGGGGCCGGCGGGCCCCACGCCTTGCCGCTGccggccctgctgccccccagcccgggcgccccgccggcccgccccgccgtgcCGTCCCCGGTGGCGCCCGGGCCGGCGCCGGGCCGGCCTGCCTTCCCCGAGCTCGGTCCCCTGGAGCACGCTGCCCCCGGGAAGCCGGTGCCCGCCGAGCGGAGGGAGATGCTCCCCAAGGCGGAGTCCAGCGACCACATCTCGGCCTGGGCGGGCTCCTCGCCCAGGGCCGCCAGCCTGCCAAAAGCTGTCTCCAGCGAGTTCATCGCCGGCGGGCGGGTGGGCCTGTCCAAGCCTGCGGCCCTCTCCAAACCGGAGCCGGAAGAGCTCTCCCTCTTCGGGAGGTCTCTCGGCCTGCCAAGCTCCAGTGACTCTGGTGACGTGCTCCTCGGCTGCTCGGGAAGGGTCCCGGAGGATGGCTCGTTCCG CATCACAGTGGTCACCTGGAACGTGGGCACAGCCATGCCCCCGAATGATGTGACATCCCTGCTGCACCTCAACACGGGCGAGACAAATGATGCGGATGTGATCGCCATTGG GCTGCAAGAGGTGAACTCTAAGATAAACAAGCGCCTGAAGGATGCCCTCTTCACAGATCAGTGGAGTGAGCTCTTCATGGATGTGCTGAGCCCCTTCCACTTCGTCCTG GTCAGCACAGTGCGGATGCAAGGTGTGATCCTACTGGTATTTGCCAAGTACTACCACCTCCCCTTCCTGCAGGACATCCAGACAGACTGTACGAGGACAGGGCTGGGAGGCTACTGG GGCAACAAGGGTGGGGTGAGCATTCGTCTCTCCATCTTCGGCCACATGGTCTGCTTCCTGAACTGCCACCTGCCAGCACACCTGGAGAAGGCAGAGCAGCGCAAGGAGGACTTTGCCACCATACTGCACATGCAGCAGTTCGAGGGGCGTGCGGCCAGCGGCATCCTGGACCACGA CCTCGTGTTCTGGTTTGGGGACCTAAACTTCCGCATCGAGAGCCTCGACATCCGCTTTGTGAAGTATGCCATCGACAGCAACATCCTGAGCCAGCTCTGGGAGAAGGACCAG CTGAATATTGCCAAGAGTACCTGGCCTGTCCTTAGTGGCTTTCAGGAGGGACCCCTGAACTTTCCACCCACCTTCAAGTTCGACGTGGGCACCAACAAGTATGACAGCAG TGCCAAGAAGCGAAAACCTGCCTGGACTGACCGCATCCTCTGGAAGATCAAATCTCCCAGTGTTGGGCTTGGTACGGGCGGGTGCCGGCCCAGCCGTGGCGTCCTGTCGGTGAGCCAACTCCGCTACTGCAGCCACATGGAGTATACCGTCAGCGACCACAAGCCGGTAGCTGCCATCTTTGCAGTGCAG TTTGCTTCCAAGGCAGACAAGCCCCCGGTTGAGATTTATGTGGCTGATGAATGGAGCAGGCCTGAGCAAGCAGTTGTCAGGTACAAGATGGCTGCTGGCTTCCACCGGAGCTCCTGGGACTGGATAGGACTCTACCGG GTGGGCTTTCGGCATCCTAAAGACTATGTGTCCTATGTCTGGGCCAGGAGTGATGATGGAGAGCGCTGCCTAGAGAAGCAACTGTGTGCTCAG GTGATGTTCTCAGAGGAGGCACTACCCAAGGGGAAGGGCGAGTACATCCTTGGATACTACAGCAACACCTCCAGCAGCATCGCTGGTGTGACTGAGCCCTTCCAG ATCTCCCTGCCCAGGTCGGAGGAGGGCAGCAGTCCCACAGACAGCTCGGGCAGCAGCTCAGAAGAGGAGGATGACAGCACGCTTGTCCTGCTGGCCCCCAAATCCCGTAGCCCCAGCCCAGGCAAGATGAAACGGCACCGGAGCCGAAGCCCCAGCCTGGCCAAGTTCCAGGGCCTCATCCTGCGGCCATCAAGCAGGGACAGGGGTACAAGCCGCAGCCCTTCACCCCAGAGCCACCGAGGCCTCCCTGGGGACATCCCTACCATCCACCtgccccaggaggagctgtggtgCCATGGAGCCAAAGCCAAGGAGCCAGGGCGGGCAGCTGACTGCCAGGAGGGCAACTCCTTCTACCAgactgtgctggagcagggtggCCCCCGGCGTGTCTCTGCTGACAGCCCCCTGGCCAGGGCTGATCCCAGGAACCTGGGTCTGCTGCCTGCGCTCCGCCTGGAGATGATTGACCAGGCCACGGGCTGGCGGAGGGAGAGCGTGGACCAGGGCTACCCCTGCAGGAGGATGAGCCCCACCAGCCCTCCAGGCTGCAGCACCTCCCCAAAGGAGGGGAGTAGCCCCCAGGAGCTGGACAGCCATAGCTGTGCCATGGGCCGCTGA
- the INPP5J gene encoding phosphatidylinositol 4,5-bisphosphate 5-phosphatase A isoform X4 → MEPARRGSADQGSAAASGFRPGPPRGPAPAASPARPVPCGPGGSARPQPDGGAPAAPFLGGGAPGARRSSRPDAACDPFPYGCPRPGGVQRGGPEERVPGRAAQPLPLEVGRAQPEGAGGPHALPLPALLPPSPGAPPARPAVPSPVAPGPAPGRPAFPELGPLEHAAPGKPVPAERREMLPKAESSDHISAWAGSSPRAASLPKAVSSEFIAGGRVGLSKPAALSKPEPEELSLFGRSLGLPSSSDSGDVLLGCSGRVPEDGSFRITVVTWNVGTAMPPNDVTSLLHLNTGETNDADVIAIGLQEVNSKINKRLKDALFTDQWSELFMDVLSPFHFVLVSTVRMQGVILLVFAKYYHLPFLQDIQTDCTRTGLGGYWGNKGGVSIRLSIFGHMVCFLNCHLPAHLEKAEQRKEDFATILHMQQFEGRAASGILDHDLVFWFGDLNFRIESLDIRFVKYAIDSNILSQLWEKDQLNIAKSTWPVLSGFQEGPLNFPPTFKFDVGTNKYDSSAKKRKPAWTDRILWKIKSPSVGLGTGGCRPSRGVLSVSQLRYCSHMEYTVSDHKPVAAIFAVQFASKADKPPVEIYVADEWSRPEQAVVRYKMAAGFHRSSWDWIGLYRVGFRHPKDYVSYVWARSDDGERCLEKQLCAQVMFSEEALPKGKGEYILGYYSNTSSSIAGVTEPFQVGGGQQSHRQLGQQLRRGG, encoded by the exons ATGGAGCCGGCCCGGCGCGGCAGCGCGGACCAGGGCTCGGCCGCCGCCTCGGGGTTCCGCCCTGGCCccccgcggggccccgcgcccgccgcctcccccgcgcGGCCGGTGCCCTGTGGCCCCGGAGGCTCGGCGCGGCCCCAGCCCGACGGCGGGGCCCCGGCGGCTCCGTTCCTCGGCGGCGGTGCCCCGGGAGCCCGCAGGAGCTCCCGGCCGGACGCCGCCTGCGACCCCTTCCCCTACGGCTGCCCGCGGCCCGGGGGGGTACAGCGCGGCGGGCCCGAGGAGCGGGTCCCAGGCcgggctgcccagcccctgccgcTGGAGGTCGGCCGGGCCCAGCCTGAGGGGGCCGGCGGGCCCCACGCCTTGCCGCTGccggccctgctgccccccagcccgggcgccccgccggcccgccccgccgtgcCGTCCCCGGTGGCGCCCGGGCCGGCGCCGGGCCGGCCTGCCTTCCCCGAGCTCGGTCCCCTGGAGCACGCTGCCCCCGGGAAGCCGGTGCCCGCCGAGCGGAGGGAGATGCTCCCCAAGGCGGAGTCCAGCGACCACATCTCGGCCTGGGCGGGCTCCTCGCCCAGGGCCGCCAGCCTGCCAAAAGCTGTCTCCAGCGAGTTCATCGCCGGCGGGCGGGTGGGCCTGTCCAAGCCTGCGGCCCTCTCCAAACCGGAGCCGGAAGAGCTCTCCCTCTTCGGGAGGTCTCTCGGCCTGCCAAGCTCCAGTGACTCTGGTGACGTGCTCCTCGGCTGCTCGGGAAGGGTCCCGGAGGATGGCTCGTTCCG CATCACAGTGGTCACCTGGAACGTGGGCACAGCCATGCCCCCGAATGATGTGACATCCCTGCTGCACCTCAACACGGGCGAGACAAATGATGCGGATGTGATCGCCATTGG GCTGCAAGAGGTGAACTCTAAGATAAACAAGCGCCTGAAGGATGCCCTCTTCACAGATCAGTGGAGTGAGCTCTTCATGGATGTGCTGAGCCCCTTCCACTTCGTCCTG GTCAGCACAGTGCGGATGCAAGGTGTGATCCTACTGGTATTTGCCAAGTACTACCACCTCCCCTTCCTGCAGGACATCCAGACAGACTGTACGAGGACAGGGCTGGGAGGCTACTGG GGCAACAAGGGTGGGGTGAGCATTCGTCTCTCCATCTTCGGCCACATGGTCTGCTTCCTGAACTGCCACCTGCCAGCACACCTGGAGAAGGCAGAGCAGCGCAAGGAGGACTTTGCCACCATACTGCACATGCAGCAGTTCGAGGGGCGTGCGGCCAGCGGCATCCTGGACCACGA CCTCGTGTTCTGGTTTGGGGACCTAAACTTCCGCATCGAGAGCCTCGACATCCGCTTTGTGAAGTATGCCATCGACAGCAACATCCTGAGCCAGCTCTGGGAGAAGGACCAG CTGAATATTGCCAAGAGTACCTGGCCTGTCCTTAGTGGCTTTCAGGAGGGACCCCTGAACTTTCCACCCACCTTCAAGTTCGACGTGGGCACCAACAAGTATGACAGCAG TGCCAAGAAGCGAAAACCTGCCTGGACTGACCGCATCCTCTGGAAGATCAAATCTCCCAGTGTTGGGCTTGGTACGGGCGGGTGCCGGCCCAGCCGTGGCGTCCTGTCGGTGAGCCAACTCCGCTACTGCAGCCACATGGAGTATACCGTCAGCGACCACAAGCCGGTAGCTGCCATCTTTGCAGTGCAG TTTGCTTCCAAGGCAGACAAGCCCCCGGTTGAGATTTATGTGGCTGATGAATGGAGCAGGCCTGAGCAAGCAGTTGTCAGGTACAAGATGGCTGCTGGCTTCCACCGGAGCTCCTGGGACTGGATAGGACTCTACCGG GTGGGCTTTCGGCATCCTAAAGACTATGTGTCCTATGTCTGGGCCAGGAGTGATGATGGAGAGCGCTGCCTAGAGAAGCAACTGTGTGCTCAG GTGATGTTCTCAGAGGAGGCACTACCCAAGGGGAAGGGCGAGTACATCCTTGGATACTACAGCAACACCTCCAGCAGCATCGCTGGTGTGACTGAGCCCTTCCAG GTCGGAGGAGGGCAGCAGTCCCACAGACAGCTCGGGCAGCAGCTCAGAAGAGGAGGATGA